The Neospora caninum Liverpool complete genome, chromosome X genome includes a region encoding these proteins:
- a CDS encoding putative DJ-1/PfpI family domian-containing protein: MRVGRTLRRGDGGALGLAFPVAAMSTSPPTAVAMAMVAAAAAAASGAPASSPSSSPSSPVVSSSSPPALPISPAGFSASPARSVAPSSSAPSASARAACTSSWCLSSGSCSCVGSVSPLSSCLSSLLPPPVSLSTPTSTCASSGSSPSAGLECASRFSASVSLAASWEASRCANGRSARWTNPAEARSRRSTEKREEAACSRNARDAVGNGSLQRAHAAEVMQTEPGVEGGSPERTREERQAEDKRSNLKTTRTELWASKSGEETRGRVWWSLSALKRSADLLRRIESAIEEGKRRGREPQRFPHFEVDEKATQPDASDKETAPHQDAETRRDGNSAVHGEKEDVLKQQQEEMTPAVTAELLEKGLQVLVDAFRLFGPESVILSFNGGKDAVVALHLYRAALAKFLLGEDCLERTGEGSPPEFSSLLARGEAQERAEEGAQEASLSGETGANAPERRRDRARAANPEERCKTACPPRSRAAQENGAGREEEAIENEGRRPQRVVTLTGLPRPKAIYFHGEEEEFEEVAAFVEQTAKEFELDVSVYHCGLAEGVQDFVTRFSHLRPLAFVLGSREGDPNAAHLLPLQVSSSWLPAFLRVHPLVGFRYGHVWYVIRRFALPYCPLYDRGYTSIGRKNNTKPNPRLLRPETGLHAPAYLLENWADERSGRD; encoded by the exons ATGCGAGTAGGCCGCACTCttcgacgaggcgacggcggtgccctcggcctcgccttccccgtcgccgccaTGTCGACTTCGCCGCCGACGGCAGTCGCCATGGCGATGGTTGCCGCTGCGGCCGCGGCGGCTTCTGGAGCCCCTGCTTCTTCACCCagctcttccccgtcttcccccgttgtttcttcgtcttcaccACCTGCACTCCCTATCTCTCCGGccggtttctctgcttcaccCGCACGCTCTGTtgccccgtcttcttccgctccttctgcctctgcccgcgccgcatgcacttcCTCGTGGTGTCTCTCGAGTGGTTCCTGCTCCTGTGTGggctccgtctctcccttgtccAGTTGCTTatcttcgcttctcccgcctccggtttctctctccacaccGACGTCGAcctgcgcgtcttccggctcttcgccttctgccggCCTTGAAtgcgcttctcgcttctcagCTTCGGTGTCTCTTGCTGCTTCGTGGGAGGCCTCTCGCTGCGCCAATGGGAGGTCCGCGCGCTGGACAAACCCTGCCGAGGCGCGGAGCCGCCGATcgacggagaaacgcgaagaggcagcaTGCAGTCGAAACGCCCGAGACGCGGTGGGCAACGGCAGTCTTCAGAGAGCCCACGCGGCGGAGGTCATGCAAACGGAACCTGGGGTGGAAGGAGGCTCTCCAGAgcgcacgcgagaggagcgacaggCGGAAGACAAGAGATCGAACCTGAAGACGACTCGGACCGAGCTGTGGGCATcgaaaagcggagaggaaacgcggggaCGGGTGTGGTggagtctctctgctttAAAGAGAAGTGCTGATCTGCTTCGGAGAATCGAATCCGCTATCGAGGAGGGTAAGCGTAGAGGGCGTGAACCGCAACGTTTTCCGCATTTCGAGGttgacgagaaggcgacacagcCGGACGCGAGTgacaaggagacggcgccgcaccaggacgcggagacacggagggaTGGGAACTCCGCCGTgcacggcgagaaagaagatgtGCTCAAGCAGCAGCAGGAAGAGATGACGCCGGCCGTTACGGCGGAGTTGCTGGAGAAAGGCCTCCAAGTCCTCGTCGATGCATTCAG ACTGTTTGGCCCGGAGTCTGTGATTCTCTCGTTTAACGGCGGCAAGGACGCGGTTGTTGCTCTCCATCTGTAtcgcgcggctctcgcgAAATTCCTGCTTGGTGAAGACTGCCTCGAGCGGACAGGTGAAGGCTCTCCTCCGGaattctcgtctcttctcgctcgcggcgAGGCACAGGAGAGGGCCGAAGAAGGTGCCCAAGAGGCGTCACtgagtggagagacaggcgcaaatgccccagagagaaggcgagacagagcgagggcTGCAAACCCTGAGGAACGGTGCAAGACGGCCTGTCCGCCGAGGTCAAGAGCAGCCCAAGAGAACGGAGcgggacgcgaagaagaggcaatCGAAAACGAGGGACGAAGACCACAGCGCGTGGTGACTCTTACCGGGTTGCCCAGACCGAAGGCAATCTACTTtcacggcgaagaagaagagttTGAAGAGGTTGCTGCTTTTGTGGAACAAACGGCGAAAGAATTTGAACTGGATGTCAG CGTCTACCACTGCGGCCTTGCGGAAGGCGTCCAAGACTTCGTCACGCGCTTTTCGCATTTGCGCCCGCTGGCCTTCGTTTTAG GCAGTCGGGAAGGCGACCCGAACGCGGCGCATCTGCTGCCGCTGCAGGTTTCGAGTTCTTGGTTACCGGCTTTCCTGCGAGTGCACCCGCTTGTTGGATTCCGGTACGGACACGTCTGGTACGTCATTCGTCGATTCGCGTTGCCCTATTGCCCGCTCTACGACAGAGGCTACACAAGCATAGGACG AAAAAATAACACGAAACCAAaccctcgtcttctccgtccggaaacggggctgcatgcgcctgcgtATCTCCTCGAAAACTGGGCAGACGAGCGATCGGGAAGGGACTGA